Proteins encoded together in one Amblyomma americanum isolate KBUSLIRL-KWMA chromosome 1, ASM5285725v1, whole genome shotgun sequence window:
- the LOC144113487 gene encoding T-box transcription factor TBX20-like: MFPTVRVSFSGVQPDARYIVLLDIVPVDNKRYRYAYHRSSWLVAGKADPPSPARLYAHPDCPFTGDQLRKQVVSFEKVKLTNNEMDKQGHIVLNSMHKYQPRIHLVKRRHNAPNVPVNDLEAEQFRTYVFPETVFTAVTAYQNQLITKLKIDSNPFAKGFRDSSRLTELERETMESLITDHPFARTPLRTFLENGGDPETAAYLHEKGLLAAWGPRLQRRPWRGPRCSGSRRAWSCTRSLRSTRSACAPRRPRASRPSCGPVGGGRGRRGVAAAPGLDAERRRGRPRQRRRRPAVRSSRP, translated from the exons ATGTTCCCTACCGTGCGAGTTTCCTTCTCCGGAGTGCAGCCCGACGCTCGGTACATTGTGCTTCTGGACATCGTCCCGGTGGACAACAAGCGGTACCGGTACGCGTACCACCGCTCCTCGTGGCTGGTGGCCGGCAAGGCTGACCCGCCGTCGCCGGCGCGCCTCTACGCGCACCCCGACTGCCCCTTCACGGGGGACCAGCTGCGCAAGCAGGTCGTCTCCTTCGAGAAGGTCAAGCTCACCAACAACGAGATGGACAAGCAGGGACAC ATTGTCCTGAACTCCATGCACAAATATCAACCTCGCATACATCTGGTCAAACGCCGGCATAACGCCCCAAATGTTCCCGTCAACGATCTCGAAGCTGAACAGTTTCGGACGTACGTGTTTCCCGAGACGGTGTTTACAGCTGTCACGGCCTACCAAAATCAGCTG ATAACAAAATTAAAAATAGACAGCAACCCCTTCGCAAAAGGATTCAGGGACTCATCGCGGCTTACAGAACTTGAAAG GGAGACGATGGAGTCGCTGATCACGGACCACCCGTTTGCGCGCACTCCGCTGCGCACCTTCCTGGAGAATGGCGGCGACCCGGAGACGGCGGCCTACCTGCACGAGAAGGGCCTCCTGGCGGCCTGGGGCCCCCGTCTGCAGCGGCGGCCGTGGCGCGGGCCTCGCTGCTCTGGAAGCCGCCGGGCATGGAGCTGTACGCGCAGCCTTCGCTCTACGCGCTCGGCGTGCGCGCCCCGCCGCCCGCGGGCATCCCGGCCCAGCTGTGGTCCAGTGGGCGGCGGCCGCGGCCGGCGCGGCGTTGCCGCCGCACCTGGCCTCGATGCTGAGCGGAGGCGCGGCCggccgcggcagcggcggcggcggccggcgGTGCGCTCTTCCCGCCCATGA